The Kluyvera intermedia genome window below encodes:
- the trmD gene encoding tRNA (guanosine(37)-N1)-methyltransferase TrmD — MWIGIISLFPEMFRAITDYGVTGRAVKNGLLNIQSWSPRDFAHDRHRTVDDRPYGGGPGMLMMVQPLRDAINAAKAAAGEGAKVIYLSPQGRKLDQAGVSELATNQKLILVCGRYEGIDERVIQTEIDEEWSIGDYVLSGGELPAMTLIDSVSRFIPGVLGHEASAIEDSFADGLLDCPHYTRPEVLEGMEVPPVLLSGNHAEIRRWRLKQSLGRSWLRRPELLENLALTEEQARLLAEFKQEHAQQQHKHDGLV, encoded by the coding sequence ATGTGGATTGGCATAATTAGCCTGTTTCCTGAAATGTTCCGCGCAATTACCGATTACGGGGTAACTGGCCGGGCAGTAAAAAATGGCCTGCTGAACATCCAGAGCTGGAGTCCTCGTGACTTCGCTCATGACCGGCACCGTACCGTGGACGATCGTCCTTACGGCGGCGGACCGGGGATGTTAATGATGGTGCAACCTTTACGGGACGCTATCAATGCAGCAAAAGCCGCGGCAGGTGAAGGCGCGAAGGTGATTTATCTGTCACCTCAGGGACGCAAGCTTGATCAAGCAGGCGTCAGCGAACTGGCAACGAATCAAAAGCTGATTCTGGTGTGCGGTCGCTACGAAGGCATAGATGAGCGCGTAATTCAGACCGAGATTGATGAAGAATGGTCAATCGGCGATTACGTTCTCAGCGGTGGTGAGTTACCGGCAATGACGCTGATTGACTCCGTTTCCCGGTTTATTCCGGGTGTACTGGGCCATGAAGCTTCAGCAATCGAAGATTCGTTTGCTGATGGATTGCTGGACTGTCCACACTATACTCGCCCTGAAGTGTTAGAAGGAATGGAAGTACCGCCAGTTCTGCTGTCGGGGAACCATGCCGAGATACGTCGCTGGCGTTTGAAGCAGTCGCTGGGCCGCTCCTGGCTTAGAAGACCTGAACTTCTGGAAAACCTGGCTCTGACTGAAGAGCAAGCAAGGTTGCTGGCGGAGTTCAAACAGGAACACGCACAACAGCAACATAAACATGATGGGCTGGTCTAA
- a CDS encoding PepSY-associated TM helix domain-containing protein, producing the protein MTTCTSRAAWVHLLRRLHFFIGLFVGPFIFVAALTGTLYVATPQLESLVYRQALHASVNGERHTLAEQIAVAEHTLATPLRLNAVRPALESGETTRVMFADPSLGESENRAIFIDPVTLAVKGDMTVYGTSGILPLRQWIDYAHRSLLLGDFGRLYSELAASWMWIAALGGIVLWAFTRPKRRIKNRLQNTRRVHVTLGWCLLAGMLLFSATGLTWSQWAGGNVDKMRAAMGWMTPQVNTQLQGGSKMVMDPHADHHEHHGGMTMSEQPIVTDKIDAILNVAQLAGINATHLEIRPPRSEDRGWTVTEIDRRWPTQVDAVAVDPHSLAIIDRTQFADFPLMAKLTRWGVDFHMGVLFGLPNQLFLIAFGLALCVAIIMGYRLWWIKRPAQSSLNPLQTLTQSWLALAWPARIAALFLAVALGLSMPVMGVSLALFVVVDWLRWRNAMIRTLSPGIE; encoded by the coding sequence ATGACTACCTGCACCTCGCGGGCGGCATGGGTGCATCTGCTGCGCCGCCTGCACTTTTTTATCGGCCTGTTTGTCGGGCCATTCATCTTCGTCGCTGCACTCACCGGCACGCTATACGTGGCGACACCGCAACTGGAAAGCCTGGTGTATCGCCAGGCATTACACGCTAGCGTGAACGGTGAGCGCCACACGCTTGCGGAACAAATTGCGGTGGCGGAGCATACGCTTGCCACTCCGCTGCGGTTGAACGCAGTACGTCCAGCGCTGGAGTCTGGTGAAACCACGCGGGTAATGTTTGCTGATCCCTCGCTTGGGGAATCGGAGAACCGCGCTATTTTTATCGACCCGGTTACGCTTGCGGTAAAAGGGGATATGACGGTTTACGGTACCAGCGGAATATTACCGCTGCGCCAGTGGATTGATTATGCCCATCGCTCGCTGCTATTAGGCGATTTTGGCCGGCTTTACAGCGAACTGGCTGCATCGTGGATGTGGATTGCGGCGCTTGGGGGAATTGTGTTGTGGGCTTTCACCCGGCCTAAACGACGTATCAAAAACCGCCTGCAGAACACTCGGCGGGTTCACGTCACACTAGGCTGGTGCCTGCTGGCAGGAATGTTGCTGTTTTCTGCTACCGGGTTAACCTGGTCACAATGGGCGGGTGGGAACGTCGATAAAATGCGCGCGGCAATGGGCTGGATGACGCCGCAGGTGAATACGCAATTGCAAGGCGGCAGTAAAATGGTGATGGATCCCCATGCCGATCACCATGAGCACCATGGTGGGATGACCATGAGCGAACAGCCGATCGTCACTGACAAGATTGACGCTATTCTGAACGTCGCGCAGCTTGCGGGTATTAACGCGACGCATCTGGAGATCCGCCCGCCGCGCAGTGAAGACCGCGGCTGGACGGTGACGGAGATTGACAGGCGCTGGCCGACGCAGGTTGATGCCGTTGCGGTCGATCCTCACTCTCTTGCGATTATCGATCGGACACAATTTGCCGATTTCCCGTTGATGGCGAAATTAACGCGCTGGGGCGTGGATTTCCATATGGGCGTATTATTTGGCCTGCCGAACCAATTGTTCTTGATCGCGTTCGGCCTGGCATTGTGCGTGGCAATCATCATGGGGTATCGCCTGTGGTGGATTAAACGCCCGGCACAATCATCGCTTAATCCGCTGCAAACGCTCACACAAAGCTGGCTGGCGCTTGCATGGCCCGCCCGCATTGCGGCGCTGTTTCTCGCCGTTGCATTGGGGCTATCCATGCCGGTGATGGGCGTTAGTCTGGCGCTGTTTGTTGTCGTCGACTGGTTACGCTGGCGTAATGCGATGATTCGAACGTTATCGCCGGGCATTGAATAA
- the rpsP gene encoding 30S ribosomal protein S16, with protein sequence MVTIRLARHGAKKRPFYQVVVTDSRNARNGRFIERVGFFNPLAGEKEEGTRLDLDRVAHWVGLGATVSDRVAALIKAANKAA encoded by the coding sequence ATGGTAACTATTCGTTTAGCACGTCACGGCGCTAAAAAGCGTCCGTTCTACCAGGTTGTTGTCACTGACAGCCGTAACGCACGTAACGGTCGCTTCATCGAGCGCGTTGGCTTCTTCAACCCACTGGCTGGCGAAAAAGAAGAAGGCACTCGTCTGGATCTGGATCGCGTAGCTCACTGGGTTGGCCTGGGCGCTACTGTTTCCGATCGCGTAGCAGCGCTGATCAAAGCTGCTAACAAAGCAGCTTAA
- the bamD gene encoding outer membrane protein assembly factor BamD: protein MTRMKYLVAAATLSLALAGCSGSKDEVPDNPPNEIYATAQQKLQDGNWKQAITQLEALDNRYPFGPYSQQVQLDLIYAYYKNADLPLAQAAIDRFIRLNPTHPNIDYVMYMRGLTNMALDDSALQGFFGVDRSDRDPQHARDAFNDFSKLVRGYPNSQYVTDANKRLVFLKDRLAKYELSVVDYYTARGAWVAVVNRTENMMRNYPDTQATRDALPKMENAYREMQMTAQADKVAKIIAANSKNTQS from the coding sequence ATGACGCGCATGAAATATCTGGTGGCAGCGGCCACGTTGAGCCTGGCTTTGGCGGGGTGCTCTGGTTCTAAGGACGAGGTTCCTGATAATCCGCCTAATGAAATCTACGCAACTGCTCAGCAAAAGCTCCAGGACGGTAACTGGAAACAGGCAATAACGCAACTGGAAGCGTTGGATAACCGCTATCCGTTTGGACCTTATTCTCAGCAGGTTCAACTGGATCTGATCTACGCATACTATAAAAATGCCGATCTGCCGCTGGCTCAGGCCGCCATTGACCGTTTCATCCGTCTGAACCCAACGCACCCAAACATCGACTATGTGATGTACATGCGCGGCCTGACGAACATGGCGCTGGATGATAGCGCGCTACAGGGCTTCTTCGGGGTTGATCGCTCTGACCGTGACCCGCAGCATGCCCGTGACGCATTCAATGACTTCTCGAAGCTGGTGCGCGGCTACCCGAATAGTCAGTATGTGACCGATGCCAACAAACGTTTGGTCTTCTTAAAAGACCGTCTGGCAAAATATGAGCTTTCCGTTGTTGATTACTACACCGCGCGTGGCGCGTGGGTTGCCGTCGTTAACCGCACCGAAAACATGATGCGAAACTACCCGGATACCCAGGCAACCCGTGATGCGTTACCGAAGATGGAAAACGCTTATCGCGAAATGCAGATGACAGCGCAGGCTGACAAAGTGGCGAAAATTATTGCTGCCAACAGCAAGAATACGCAGTCCTGA
- the rimM gene encoding ribosome maturation factor RimM (Essential for efficient processing of 16S rRNA), whose product MSKQLAAKAPVDPIVLGKMGSCYGIRGWLRVFSSTEDAESIFDYQPWLIQKAGQWQTVELESWRYHSQDIVIKLKGVDDRDAANLLTNCEIIVDSSQLPALDDGTYYWKDLMGCQVVTTEGYGLGKVIDMMETGSNDVLVIKANLKDAFGIKERLVPFLDGQVIKKVDLTTRTIEVDWDPGF is encoded by the coding sequence ATGAGCAAACAACTCGCCGCAAAAGCACCTGTTGATCCGATCGTATTGGGCAAAATGGGTTCTTGCTACGGTATCCGTGGTTGGCTCAGAGTGTTTTCCTCCACCGAGGACGCCGAAAGCATTTTTGACTATCAGCCCTGGTTAATCCAGAAGGCGGGTCAGTGGCAGACCGTTGAGCTGGAAAGCTGGCGCTACCACAGTCAGGATATCGTCATTAAGCTGAAAGGCGTTGACGATCGCGATGCCGCGAATCTGCTGACGAACTGCGAAATTATCGTAGATTCATCACAGTTACCGGCGCTGGATGATGGAACCTACTATTGGAAAGACCTTATGGGCTGCCAGGTAGTGACCACAGAAGGCTACGGTCTCGGTAAAGTCATTGATATGATGGAAACCGGGTCGAATGACGTTCTCGTCATTAAGGCAAACCTGAAAGATGCATTTGGCATCAAGGAACGTCTCGTACCGTTCCTCGATGGGCAGGTTATCAAGAAAGTCGATCTCACTACTCGTACTATCGAAGTAGATTGGGATCCTGGTTTTTAA
- a CDS encoding DUF2946 domain-containing protein, which produces MNGKKISIPALKRRAAWLALFAMALIIFAPLVSISLQQSPMSAMPGMHHDMSMPMPAHHSAPETMPIDHGEACGYCVLLAHTPGLILALCILLCALLLRVTTVSLPPVVKHWRYFPWLFPDTRAPPRCSALPA; this is translated from the coding sequence GTGAACGGAAAAAAAATCAGCATACCAGCATTGAAACGGCGAGCCGCCTGGCTTGCGTTGTTTGCTATGGCGCTGATTATCTTTGCTCCGCTGGTCTCCATTTCACTACAACAGTCGCCGATGAGCGCGATGCCAGGTATGCACCACGATATGAGCATGCCGATGCCCGCACACCATTCTGCACCGGAAACTATGCCCATCGATCATGGTGAAGCCTGTGGTTACTGCGTACTGTTAGCTCATACTCCAGGTCTTATCCTGGCACTGTGTATCCTGTTGTGCGCATTACTGCTGCGTGTGACGACCGTATCTCTGCCGCCGGTGGTGAAGCACTGGCGTTATTTCCCCTGGCTTTTCCCCGACACCCGCGCACCGCCGCGATGCTCTGCTTTACCTGCTTAA
- the pheL gene encoding pheA operon leader peptide PheL, translating into MKLLPFFFAFFFTFP; encoded by the coding sequence GTGAAATTACTTCCGTTTTTCTTCGCATTCTTTTTTACCTTCCCCTGA
- the raiA gene encoding ribosome-associated translation inhibitor RaiA — translation MTMNITSKQMEITPAIRQHVADRLAKLEKWQTQLINPHIILSKEPQGFVADATMNTPNGHLVASAKHEDMYTAINELINKLERQLNKVQHKGEARRAATSVKDASFVEVEEEE, via the coding sequence ATGACAATGAACATTACCAGTAAACAAATGGAAATTACTCCGGCTATTCGCCAGCATGTCGCAGACCGTCTCGCCAAATTGGAAAAATGGCAAACTCAGTTAATCAACCCACATATCATTCTCTCTAAAGAGCCACAGGGCTTTGTTGCTGATGCCACGATGAACACCCCGAACGGGCATCTCGTCGCCAGCGCAAAACATGAGGATATGTATACTGCCATTAACGAATTGATCAACAAGCTGGAACGGCAGCTGAACAAGGTGCAGCACAAAGGGGAAGCCCGTCGCGCAGCAACGTCTGTGAAAGACGCAAGCTTCGTAGAAGTTGAAGAAGAAGAGTAA
- the rplS gene encoding 50S ribosomal protein L19 has product MSNIIKQLEDEQMKQDVPSFRPGDTLEVKVWVVEGSKKRLQAFEGVVIAIRSRGLHSAFTVRKISNGEGVERVFQTHSPVVDSIAVKRRGAVRKAKLYYLRERTGKSARIKERLN; this is encoded by the coding sequence ATGAGCAACATTATTAAGCAACTTGAAGACGAACAGATGAAGCAGGACGTACCTTCATTCCGTCCGGGTGATACCTTGGAAGTGAAAGTATGGGTTGTTGAAGGTTCCAAAAAACGTCTGCAGGCATTTGAGGGCGTGGTTATCGCTATTCGTAGCCGCGGTCTGCACTCTGCATTCACTGTTCGCAAAATTTCCAACGGCGAAGGTGTTGAGCGTGTCTTCCAGACTCACTCTCCAGTAGTTGACAGCATTGCTGTTAAACGCCGTGGTGCTGTACGTAAAGCTAAACTGTACTACCTGCGTGAGCGCACTGGTAAGTCTGCTCGTATCAAAGAGCGTCTTAACTAA
- a CDS encoding SMP-30/gluconolactonase/LRE family protein, which yields MADANLLFDYTGHLPECPTWSESEQALYWADIMECEIHRYEIASGEHQILQFPEEVGCFSLREKGGFIVALRSAIWLADSRGLLVHKICDNPSNPQLARFNDGGTDRDGRFYAGTFWGPGDYNGALLVRVDNQLNPKVIQCDIRGANGLAFSNDKRWMYTSDTPNGVIYRTPLDVQGEPGLREVFRQFKAGEGIPDGAAIDEEGCYWSAMFDGWRIARFSPEGEQLAEYRLPVRCPTMVCFGGADMRTLFITTTRENMSAAEVTQYPLSGAIFTLPVDVAGMKKKPFIEV from the coding sequence ATGGCTGACGCAAACCTGCTGTTTGATTACACCGGACATTTACCGGAATGCCCGACCTGGAGCGAGAGTGAACAGGCACTGTACTGGGCTGACATTATGGAGTGTGAAATCCACCGTTATGAGATTGCCAGCGGTGAACACCAGATTCTCCAGTTTCCAGAAGAGGTCGGCTGTTTCTCCCTACGAGAAAAGGGCGGGTTTATCGTCGCGCTGCGTAGCGCGATCTGGCTTGCCGATAGTCGTGGCCTGCTGGTGCACAAAATCTGTGATAACCCAAGTAACCCGCAGCTAGCACGTTTTAATGACGGGGGGACAGATAGGGACGGGCGCTTTTACGCCGGAACCTTCTGGGGACCCGGTGATTACAACGGCGCGCTGCTTGTTCGTGTTGATAATCAGCTCAACCCGAAGGTTATCCAGTGCGATATCCGTGGTGCGAACGGTCTGGCATTTAGCAATGATAAACGCTGGATGTATACCTCTGATACGCCTAACGGGGTGATTTACCGTACGCCGCTGGATGTGCAGGGGGAGCCGGGTTTGCGTGAGGTGTTCCGTCAGTTTAAAGCCGGTGAAGGGATCCCCGATGGCGCGGCGATAGATGAAGAAGGCTGCTACTGGAGCGCGATGTTCGATGGCTGGCGGATAGCGCGTTTCTCACCCGAAGGTGAGCAGCTTGCCGAGTATCGACTGCCGGTAAGATGTCCGACGATGGTTTGCTTTGGCGGGGCGGATATGCGCACGCTCTTTATCACCACGACCCGTGAAAATATGTCGGCGGCGGAAGTGACGCAGTACCCGCTATCGGGTGCTATCTTCACCCTGCCAGTGGACGTAGCAGGAATGAAGAAGAAGCCGTTTATCGAAGTTTAA
- the pheA gene encoding bifunctional chorismate mutase/prephenate dehydratase — protein sequence MTSENPLLAIRDKISALDEKLVSLLAERRGLAIEVGKAKLASHRPVRDIDRERDLLERLITIGKTHQLDAHYITRLFQLIIEDSVLTQQTLLQQHLNQINPHSARIAFLGPKGSYSHLAARQYAARHFEQFIESGCLKFADIFNQVETGQADYAVVPIENTSSGGINDVYDLLQHTSLSIVGEMTIPIDHCVLTNSTTTLDTIETVYSHPQPFQQCSQFLSHYPQWKIEYTESTSAAMEKVAQANSPTVAALGSEAGGKLYGLQVLEHCQANQTQNITRFLVLARKAVNVSDQVPAKTTLLIATGQQAGALVEALLVLRNHKLIMTKLESRPIHGNPWEEMFYLDIQANLEALPMQKALKELSGITRSMKVLGSYPSENVVPVDPI from the coding sequence ATGACTTCGGAAAACCCATTACTGGCGATACGCGATAAGATAAGCGCGCTGGATGAGAAATTAGTGAGCCTGCTGGCAGAACGTCGCGGCCTTGCCATCGAGGTAGGTAAAGCAAAGCTGGCTTCCCATCGCCCGGTGCGCGATATCGATCGCGAACGTGACCTGCTGGAGCGTCTGATTACCATTGGCAAAACGCACCAGCTTGATGCGCATTACATTACTCGCCTGTTCCAGCTCATTATTGAAGACTCCGTACTCACCCAGCAGACGTTGCTTCAGCAGCATCTGAACCAAATCAATCCGCACTCTGCGCGTATCGCCTTTCTCGGTCCAAAAGGCTCTTACTCGCACCTGGCCGCACGCCAGTATGCCGCTCGCCATTTCGAGCAGTTCATTGAAAGCGGTTGTCTGAAGTTTGCCGATATCTTTAATCAGGTTGAAACTGGACAGGCCGACTATGCCGTCGTGCCAATCGAGAACACCAGCTCCGGCGGGATCAATGACGTCTATGACCTGTTGCAGCACACCAGCCTGTCGATTGTCGGCGAGATGACGATACCTATCGACCACTGTGTGCTGACCAATAGCACCACCACCCTGGACACCATTGAAACCGTCTACAGCCATCCACAACCCTTCCAGCAGTGCAGCCAATTCCTGAGCCACTATCCGCAATGGAAAATTGAGTACACTGAGAGCACCTCAGCAGCGATGGAAAAAGTGGCGCAGGCCAACTCGCCAACCGTAGCCGCACTGGGCAGCGAAGCCGGCGGCAAGCTTTATGGCTTACAAGTGCTAGAACATTGTCAGGCCAATCAGACGCAAAACATCACCCGATTCCTGGTACTGGCGCGCAAAGCCGTTAACGTCTCCGATCAGGTTCCGGCAAAAACCACCTTGTTAATTGCCACCGGGCAACAGGCGGGTGCGCTGGTAGAGGCTCTGCTGGTGTTGCGTAACCATAAGCTTATCATGACCAAACTCGAGTCACGCCCTATCCACGGCAATCCATGGGAAGAGATGTTTTATCTCGATATCCAGGCTAACCTGGAAGCCTTGCCGATGCAAAAGGCGCTGAAAGAGCTGTCTGGGATTACCCGCTCCATGAAAGTGCTGGGGAGCTACCCGAGCGAAAATGTGGTACCGGTTGATCCGATTTAA
- the rluD gene encoding 23S rRNA pseudouridine(1911/1915/1917) synthase RluD → MAQQVQLTATVSESQLGQRLDQALAEMFPDYSRSRIKEWILDQRVQVNGKISDKPKEKVMGGETVAIDAEIDEEIRFEAQDLPLDIVYEDEDILVINKPRGFVVHPGAGNPDGTVLNALLHYYPPIADVPRAGIVHRLDKDTTGLMVVAKTVPAQTRLVESLQLREITREYEAVAIGHMTAGGSVEEPISRHPTKRTHMAVHPMGKPAVTHYRIMEHFRVHTRLRLRLETGRTHQIRVHMAHITHPLVGDQVYGGRPRPPKGASDEFISTLRKFDRQALHATMLRLYHPISGIEMEWHAPIPEDMVELIAVMRDDFEEHKDDVDWL, encoded by the coding sequence ATGGCACAACAAGTACAACTCACCGCAACGGTGTCCGAATCACAACTCGGTCAACGCTTAGATCAGGCTTTGGCCGAAATGTTCCCTGATTATTCGCGATCGCGAATAAAAGAGTGGATTTTGGACCAACGTGTCCAGGTCAACGGCAAGATTTCGGATAAGCCGAAAGAAAAAGTCATGGGTGGCGAGACTGTCGCTATCGATGCCGAAATCGATGAAGAGATCCGTTTTGAAGCACAGGATCTCCCGCTTGATATCGTGTATGAAGATGAAGATATTCTGGTCATCAACAAGCCTCGTGGTTTCGTTGTGCATCCGGGTGCCGGTAACCCGGACGGCACGGTACTCAATGCACTGCTACATTATTATCCGCCAATTGCCGACGTACCGCGAGCGGGCATCGTGCATCGTCTGGATAAAGACACAACGGGTTTGATGGTGGTTGCGAAAACAGTCCCCGCTCAAACGCGTCTGGTGGAATCGCTGCAATTGCGCGAAATCACCCGTGAATATGAGGCTGTGGCCATTGGTCACATGACCGCTGGGGGATCTGTTGAGGAGCCTATCAGCCGTCACCCGACTAAACGTACGCACATGGCGGTACACCCGATGGGTAAACCGGCGGTGACGCACTATCGCATCATGGAACACTTCCGTGTGCACACGCGTCTGCGACTGCGTCTGGAAACCGGACGTACGCACCAGATCCGCGTGCACATGGCGCATATCACCCATCCGCTGGTGGGCGATCAGGTTTACGGCGGGCGCCCACGTCCACCAAAAGGCGCATCGGATGAGTTTATCTCGACATTGCGTAAGTTTGACCGTCAGGCTCTGCATGCCACCATGCTGCGTCTCTATCACCCGATCTCGGGTATTGAGATGGAATGGCATGCGCCAATTCCTGAAGATATGGTCGAACTTATCGCCGTGATGCGTGACGACTTTGAAGAACACAAGGATGACGTAGACTGGCTATGA
- the tyrA gene encoding bifunctional chorismate mutase/prephenate dehydrogenase: MVAELTALRDQIDAVDKALLDLLAKRMELVAEVGEVKSQYGLPIYVPEREASMLASRRKEAAAMGVPPDLIEDVLRRVMRESYSSENDKGFKTLCPSLRPVVIVGGDGQMGRLFEKMLTLSGYQVRTLEKEDWARAPELVADAGMVIVSVPIHVTEQVIAKLPPLPSDCILVDLCSVKAGPLQAMLSTHAGPVVGLHPMFGPDSGSLAKQVVVYCDGRQPEAYQWFLEQIQVWGARLHRISAVEHDQNMAFIQALRHFATFAYGLHLAEENVQLEQLLALSSPIYRLELAMVGRLFAQDPQLYADIIMSSGNNLALIKRYYQRFGEAISLLEQGNKQAFIDSFRKVEHWFGDYAQRFQSESRVLLRQANDNRQ, encoded by the coding sequence ATGGTTGCTGAACTGACCGCGCTGCGCGATCAAATTGATGCTGTAGATAAGGCGCTGCTGGATCTGCTGGCAAAACGTATGGAACTGGTGGCGGAAGTTGGCGAAGTCAAAAGTCAGTATGGCTTGCCAATTTATGTCCCGGAGCGTGAGGCTTCAATGCTGGCCTCACGCCGCAAAGAAGCCGCGGCGATGGGCGTGCCGCCTGACTTGATTGAAGATGTTCTGCGCCGTGTTATGCGTGAGTCCTACTCCAGTGAAAACGACAAGGGATTTAAAACCCTGTGTCCATCGCTGCGTCCGGTGGTGATTGTCGGTGGCGATGGGCAGATGGGGCGGTTATTTGAAAAAATGCTGACGCTATCTGGCTATCAAGTCCGTACGCTGGAAAAAGAGGATTGGGCGCGCGCGCCGGAACTGGTTGCCGATGCGGGTATGGTGATTGTTAGCGTGCCGATTCACGTCACCGAACAGGTGATTGCGAAACTGCCACCGTTGCCGTCGGACTGCATTCTGGTGGACTTGTGTTCGGTGAAAGCCGGGCCGTTGCAGGCGATGCTGTCGACGCATGCTGGTCCCGTTGTTGGTTTACACCCGATGTTTGGCCCTGACAGCGGCAGCCTGGCGAAGCAGGTTGTGGTTTACTGTGATGGTCGCCAGCCTGAAGCTTATCAGTGGTTCCTTGAACAGATTCAGGTCTGGGGGGCGCGCTTACACCGTATCAGCGCCGTCGAGCACGATCAGAACATGGCGTTTATTCAGGCGCTACGTCACTTTGCGACCTTTGCTTACGGCTTACATCTGGCTGAAGAAAACGTACAGCTCGAACAATTGCTGGCGCTCTCCTCACCGATTTACCGTCTGGAACTGGCGATGGTTGGACGACTGTTTGCCCAGGATCCGCAGTTGTACGCAGACATTATTATGTCATCAGGCAACAATCTGGCGCTGATTAAACGTTACTACCAGCGTTTTGGCGAGGCGATAAGCCTGCTGGAACAAGGCAACAAGCAGGCGTTTATTGACAGCTTCCGTAAGGTTGAGCATTGGTTTGGCGACTACGCACAACGTTTCCAGAGTGAGAGCCGCGTCCTGTTACGTCAGGCGAATGATAATCGGCAGTAG
- the aroF gene encoding 3-deoxy-7-phosphoheptulonate synthase AroF — protein MQKDALNNVNIADEQVLITPDQLKAEFPLTVEQEAQIAQSRKTISDIIAGRDPRLLVVCGPCSIHDPEAAIEYARRFKTLAEEVSDSLYLVMRVYFEKPRTTVGWKGLINDPHMDGSFDVEGGLKIARRLLVELVSMGLPLATEALDPNSPQYLGDLFSWSAIGARTTESQTHREMASGLSMPVGFKNGTDGSLATAINAMRAAAMPHRFVGINQAGQVCLLRTQGNPDGHVILRGGKKPNYGPEDVAQCEKEMEQAGLRASLMVDCSHGNSNKDYRRQPAVAESVVAQIKDGNRSIIGLMIESNIHEGNQSSEQPRCDMKYGVSVTDACISWEATDALLRELDKDLRGHLAARLA, from the coding sequence ATGCAAAAAGACGCGCTGAACAACGTAAATATCGCCGATGAACAGGTTTTGATCACCCCAGATCAACTGAAAGCTGAATTCCCGCTTACCGTAGAGCAGGAAGCGCAAATCGCCCAATCACGTAAAACGATTTCTGACATTATTGCCGGTCGCGATCCGCGCCTGTTGGTAGTGTGTGGGCCTTGCTCTATTCACGATCCTGAAGCTGCCATCGAATACGCGCGTCGATTTAAAACCCTTGCGGAAGAGGTCAGCGATAGCCTCTACCTGGTTATGCGCGTCTATTTTGAAAAGCCTCGTACCACTGTTGGCTGGAAAGGGCTTATCAACGATCCGCACATGGATGGCTCGTTTGATGTAGAAGGTGGTTTGAAAATTGCTCGTCGTCTGCTGGTTGAACTGGTCAGCATGGGGCTGCCGCTGGCGACCGAAGCGCTGGATCCGAACAGTCCGCAATACCTGGGCGATCTGTTTAGCTGGTCAGCGATTGGTGCGCGTACTACCGAGTCGCAAACTCACCGAGAAATGGCGTCTGGCTTGTCGATGCCGGTTGGCTTTAAAAATGGCACAGACGGCTCCCTGGCGACGGCTATCAACGCGATGCGTGCTGCGGCAATGCCTCACCGTTTTGTTGGGATTAACCAGGCCGGTCAGGTTTGTCTGTTGCGTACTCAGGGTAACCCTGATGGTCACGTGATCCTGCGCGGTGGTAAAAAGCCAAACTACGGCCCAGAAGACGTGGCGCAGTGTGAAAAAGAGATGGAACAAGCAGGACTGCGCGCATCGCTGATGGTAGATTGCAGTCATGGTAATTCCAATAAAGACTATCGCCGTCAGCCAGCGGTGGCGGAATCCGTTGTCGCACAGATCAAAGACGGTAATCGTTCTATCATTGGTCTGATGATTGAGAGCAATATTCACGAAGGCAATCAGTCCTCCGAGCAGCCGCGCTGTGACATGAAATACGGCGTTTCTGTGACCGATGCCTGCATCAGTTGGGAAGCAACGGATGCGTTACTGCGTGAGCTCGACAAGGATTTACGCGGCCATTTGGCGGCTCGTCTGGCGTAA